In Vreelandella piezotolerans, one genomic interval encodes:
- the nfo gene encoding deoxyribonuclease IV encodes MNYLGAHVSAAGGADQAVLRAVEIGATAFALFTKNQRQWKGKPLTDEAIAAFKEACQDHGFGPKQILPHDSYLINLGHPESEGLRKSRAAFLDEMQRCEQLGLTLLNFHPGSHLNKISDTECLSRIADSINEALADTQDVTAVIENTAGQGTNLGWRFEHLAEIIEQVDDKARVGVCIDTCHAFAAGYDLRTRDATQATLDELGKVVGFQYLRGMHLNDAKSAFASRVDRHHSLGKGNIGLDAFSAIMQDQRIQGIPMILETIEPEIWAEELNWLRDQMPDAAPGK; translated from the coding sequence ATGAATTATCTGGGTGCTCATGTGAGTGCAGCGGGCGGCGCGGATCAGGCCGTGCTGCGCGCGGTCGAGATCGGTGCAACGGCGTTTGCGCTGTTCACCAAGAATCAGCGTCAGTGGAAGGGGAAACCGCTGACGGACGAGGCCATTGCCGCCTTCAAGGAGGCCTGTCAAGACCACGGCTTTGGCCCAAAGCAAATTCTGCCCCACGACAGCTATCTGATTAATCTGGGCCATCCAGAGTCAGAGGGGCTTAGAAAATCCCGTGCCGCGTTTCTAGACGAGATGCAGCGCTGCGAGCAGCTAGGGTTGACGCTGCTCAACTTTCACCCCGGCAGCCACCTGAACAAAATCAGCGATACCGAGTGTCTGTCACGTATTGCCGACTCGATCAATGAAGCGCTGGCGGATACCCAGGACGTGACCGCGGTGATCGAAAATACCGCAGGTCAAGGCACCAACCTCGGCTGGCGCTTCGAGCACCTGGCCGAGATTATTGAGCAAGTCGATGATAAAGCACGGGTAGGCGTATGCATCGATACCTGCCACGCCTTCGCTGCTGGGTACGATCTCCGCACCCGCGACGCAACACAGGCCACTCTGGATGAGCTTGGCAAGGTCGTAGGTTTCCAGTACTTGCGCGGCATGCACCTGAACGACGCCAAAAGCGCTTTTGCCAGCCGCGTCGACCGACATCACAGCCTAGGTAAGGGCAATATCGGACTGGACGCTTTTAGCGCTATCATGCAAGACCAGCGCATCCAAGGTATCCCAATGATTCTGGAGACCATCGAGCCCGAGATCTGGGCCGAGGAACTCAACTGGCTGCGCGATCAAATGCCCGACGCCGCGCCGGGCAAATAA
- a CDS encoding NADPH:quinone reductase, producing the protein MSKRIQFSKTGGAEVLEWVEVEPAAPAAGEVRIANKAVGLNFIDIYFRTGLYPAPAMPSGLGTEGAGTVDAVGEGVTHLKVGDRVAYAQGPLGAYAELHTLPAAKVVKLPDFIDFDTAAASMLKGLTVQYLLRQTYALKGGETILFHAAAGGVGSIACQWAKALGVKLIGTVSSQEKADLAMANGAWATIDYTKENVVERVRELTQGEMCDVVYDSVGKDTWEMSLDCLKPRSLMVSFGNASGPVDGVNIGILNQKGALFVTRPSLNGYADTRERLEMMCDEFFGMIESGKIHIDVANRYPLQEAGKAQDALQSRKTTGSTILLP; encoded by the coding sequence ATGTCTAAGCGTATCCAGTTTTCCAAGACCGGTGGTGCCGAGGTGTTGGAGTGGGTGGAGGTCGAACCGGCTGCCCCCGCCGCCGGTGAAGTGCGTATCGCCAATAAAGCGGTGGGGCTCAACTTTATCGATATCTATTTCCGCACGGGGCTATATCCCGCGCCTGCCATGCCGTCTGGGCTGGGAACGGAGGGCGCTGGCACGGTGGATGCCGTCGGCGAAGGTGTGACGCATCTCAAAGTCGGCGACCGTGTGGCGTATGCCCAAGGCCCGCTGGGTGCTTATGCGGAATTGCACACGCTGCCTGCCGCTAAAGTCGTCAAATTGCCTGACTTTATCGATTTCGACACTGCCGCTGCCAGTATGCTGAAAGGGCTAACGGTGCAGTATCTGTTGCGCCAAACCTATGCACTCAAGGGCGGTGAGACCATTTTGTTCCACGCGGCGGCCGGTGGCGTGGGCTCCATTGCTTGCCAGTGGGCCAAAGCGCTCGGCGTCAAGCTGATTGGCACGGTCAGCTCCCAAGAAAAAGCCGATCTTGCCATGGCCAACGGCGCTTGGGCGACGATCGACTACACCAAGGAAAATGTGGTGGAGCGCGTACGCGAACTCACCCAGGGTGAGATGTGCGACGTGGTTTATGACTCCGTCGGTAAAGATACCTGGGAAATGTCGCTGGACTGTTTGAAGCCCCGCTCGTTGATGGTGAGCTTTGGCAACGCTTCTGGCCCCGTCGATGGCGTGAACATCGGTATTCTGAACCAGAAGGGCGCGCTTTTCGTCACGCGCCCGAGCCTGAACGGCTACGCTGACACGCGTGAGCGCCTTGAAATGATGTGCGACGAATTCTTCGGCATGATCGAAAGCGGAAAAATTCACATCGACGTGGCTAACCGCTACCCGCTACAAGAGGCTGGCAAGGCACAGGATGCGCTGCAAAGCCGTAAAACGACGGGTTCTACGATTCTGTTGCCGTGA
- a CDS encoding enoyl-CoA hydratase/isomerase family protein — MPADATALPNYETLLVSLNARVMTVRLNRPQRLNAVVEALYQELLDVLRIAQQSPQVRALVLTGEGRAFCVGADMKAHGSAARTLFQRRGYLQLGNDVCEAITQLGKPVVAAVNGYALGAGAEMAVACDFVVMADDAQIGFPETSIGTCVGGGVSKLLPQLVGLTQARRLLYLGDKLYGPEAAEMGLALASYPQTQLMAEAQLLAERLAKQAPVSMAMLKPLVNRSTHTSMESQLQQELDAVFTCSTTDDWQEGVDAFAERRAPNFQGQ; from the coding sequence ATGCCTGCTGACGCTACTGCGCTGCCCAATTATGAAACGCTGCTGGTGAGTTTAAATGCCCGCGTAATGACCGTACGACTGAATCGCCCGCAGCGCCTCAACGCCGTTGTTGAGGCGCTCTACCAAGAGCTGCTGGATGTGCTGCGAATAGCACAGCAGTCGCCTCAGGTCCGGGCGTTGGTGCTGACCGGTGAAGGCCGGGCGTTTTGTGTGGGGGCCGATATGAAAGCCCACGGCAGTGCCGCGCGCACGCTGTTTCAGCGTCGGGGCTATTTGCAGCTGGGTAACGACGTATGCGAGGCCATCACCCAGCTCGGTAAGCCGGTGGTGGCGGCAGTGAACGGTTATGCGCTGGGGGCAGGCGCGGAAATGGCCGTCGCCTGCGATTTTGTCGTCATGGCCGATGACGCGCAGATAGGCTTTCCAGAAACCAGTATCGGGACGTGCGTAGGTGGCGGCGTTTCCAAACTGCTTCCCCAACTGGTGGGGCTCACCCAGGCCCGCCGCCTGCTCTACTTAGGTGACAAACTTTATGGGCCTGAAGCCGCCGAGATGGGGCTAGCGCTGGCGAGCTATCCGCAAACGCAGCTGATGGCCGAAGCCCAGCTGCTTGCCGAACGGCTGGCCAAGCAGGCGCCTGTGTCCATGGCGATGTTAAAGCCGCTGGTCAACCGCAGTACCCATACAAGCATGGAGAGCCAGCTTCAACAGGAGTTGGACGCGGTGTTTACTTGTTCCACGACCGATGATTGGCAAGAGGGGGTCGATGCCTTTGCCGAGCGGCGAGCGCCAAATTTCCAGGGCCAATGA
- a CDS encoding glycerophosphodiester phosphodiesterase family protein encodes MTHPAISVPTLIAHRGYSAAAPENTLTAVRAAQQAGATWVELDVQLLKDDTPVIWHDSDVSRCSDGRGELANLTWQQAQQLDVGRWFGDRFAGEKMASLETMLSLLNELEMGVNLEIKVNKGRDPIRLVDEVLPVVLEALPPERLVISSFDSTALAHCRHHAPKEALALGALFGSVPKHWREQCEAVQAFSIHPHWPRLKQTQAAAMCRDGYQILCYTANDPSAFASRWSWGVTSAITDEPAAFKRYLDNRQRAGQSA; translated from the coding sequence ATGACGCATCCTGCTATTTCTGTTCCTACGCTTATTGCCCATCGAGGCTACTCAGCGGCAGCGCCTGAAAACACCCTAACCGCCGTCCGTGCGGCCCAACAAGCCGGTGCCACCTGGGTAGAGCTGGATGTGCAGCTATTGAAAGACGATACACCCGTCATCTGGCACGACAGCGATGTGAGCCGCTGCTCGGATGGTCGAGGAGAGCTTGCCAACCTCACGTGGCAGCAGGCCCAGCAGCTCGATGTAGGCCGCTGGTTTGGTGATCGCTTTGCCGGAGAAAAAATGGCCAGCCTGGAGACCATGCTCTCCCTGCTGAACGAGCTGGAGATGGGCGTTAACCTAGAGATCAAGGTCAATAAAGGCCGTGACCCCATCCGCCTGGTGGATGAGGTACTGCCCGTCGTTTTAGAGGCTCTACCTCCCGAGCGGTTGGTGATCTCGTCGTTTGACTCGACCGCCCTTGCCCATTGCCGACACCACGCCCCTAAAGAAGCACTGGCACTAGGCGCCCTGTTTGGTAGTGTGCCCAAGCACTGGCGTGAGCAGTGTGAGGCGGTACAGGCGTTTAGTATTCACCCCCACTGGCCAAGGCTCAAGCAGACGCAAGCCGCTGCCATGTGCCGCGATGGCTACCAGATACTCTGCTACACCGCTAACGACCCCAGCGCTTTTGCCAGCCGCTGGTCGTGGGGCGTGACCAGTGCCATTACCGATGAGCCCGCCGCCTTTAAGCGATATTTAGATAATCGCCAACGTGCGGGCCAGTCTGCTTAA
- a CDS encoding helix-turn-helix domain-containing protein has protein sequence MAIEPHTIAAHIAGTVRQLRKERGWSLDRAAGETGVSKAMLGQIERGESSPTVSTLWKIASGFRVSFSTLFDNDKPALGELHRDGRESVWGDDSAGMQARLLFPYDPLLGFEMFMIELAPGAISESSAHASGVVEHIVIVEGEMELRIDERWQTLRAGEGLRFFADRPHAMRNNTESRLRFHDVIHYLPGAASGI, from the coding sequence ATGGCAATCGAACCGCACACCATTGCTGCACATATTGCGGGGACAGTGCGTCAGTTGCGCAAAGAGCGCGGCTGGAGCCTTGACCGGGCGGCCGGTGAAACGGGGGTGAGTAAAGCCATGTTGGGGCAGATAGAGCGCGGTGAGTCTAGCCCTACTGTTTCGACGCTCTGGAAGATTGCCAGCGGCTTTCGGGTATCTTTCTCGACACTGTTCGATAATGACAAACCCGCGTTAGGTGAGCTACACCGAGACGGTCGAGAGTCCGTCTGGGGTGATGACAGCGCCGGTATGCAGGCGCGCTTGCTGTTTCCCTACGACCCTCTGCTGGGGTTCGAGATGTTCATGATCGAACTTGCCCCTGGAGCGATCAGCGAATCATCGGCCCATGCCAGCGGCGTGGTGGAACACATCGTGATAGTGGAAGGGGAGATGGAGCTGCGCATTGATGAGCGCTGGCAAACGCTGCGGGCTGGCGAGGGGCTGCGTTTTTTTGCTGACCGGCCCCACGCCATGCGCAATAACACGGAGAGCCGATTACGCTTTCACGATGTGATTCATTATTTGCCCGGCGCGGCGTCGGGCATTTGA
- a CDS encoding benzoate/H(+) symporter BenE family transporter: MEAPSTTHDEPAPSLWRDTSLSTVIAGFVAVLIGYTSSAAIIFQAAAAVGASTAQISSWLWALGIGMGVTSLGLSLRYRMPLLTAWSTPGAAFLATSLPGIPIEEAIGAFLFSALLITLCGVTGLFERLMRHIPSAIAAAMLAGILLRFGLELFNVMERQWLLPLVMLTAWVVGRRLWPTLAVPGVLLTGVVVALLQGQISAQDIPLTPTLPVFTAPVFNPMTMLSIGIPLFVITMATQNLPGVAVLRAAGYQPNSSPLMTWTGGATLLLAPLGGYALNMAAISAAVCLGPDAHPNPKKRYTAGVAAGVFYMAMGIFGATVTGIFNALPSILVLALAGIALLGTLSAGLASAFEKSEQRDAAIVTFLLTGSGITLLGIGGAFWGLVVGLTVLKITSAKATS; this comes from the coding sequence ATGGAAGCGCCCTCCACTACTCACGACGAACCTGCGCCTAGCCTATGGCGCGATACTAGTCTATCAACCGTCATTGCGGGCTTCGTTGCCGTATTGATTGGTTACACCAGCTCGGCGGCGATCATCTTTCAAGCCGCAGCGGCCGTCGGCGCCAGCACGGCGCAAATTAGCTCGTGGCTTTGGGCGCTGGGCATTGGCATGGGGGTGACCTCACTGGGCCTGTCGCTGCGCTACCGAATGCCGCTGTTGACGGCCTGGTCGACGCCAGGCGCGGCGTTTCTCGCCACGAGCCTACCTGGCATTCCGATCGAAGAGGCTATCGGCGCGTTTCTTTTTTCAGCGTTACTGATCACGCTGTGTGGCGTGACGGGGCTTTTCGAGCGCTTGATGCGCCATATCCCCAGCGCCATTGCCGCCGCCATGCTGGCCGGTATTCTGCTGCGCTTTGGGCTAGAACTTTTTAACGTCATGGAACGCCAGTGGCTGCTACCGCTTGTGATGTTGACGGCTTGGGTGGTAGGCAGGCGTTTATGGCCAACGCTCGCGGTGCCGGGGGTGCTGCTCACCGGCGTCGTGGTAGCCCTGCTGCAAGGCCAAATCAGTGCCCAGGATATTCCGCTAACACCCACGCTCCCGGTCTTTACTGCCCCAGTGTTTAACCCAATGACGATGCTGAGTATCGGTATTCCGCTGTTCGTGATAACTATGGCGACTCAAAATTTACCGGGTGTTGCGGTTTTACGGGCAGCAGGCTACCAGCCCAATAGCTCGCCGCTGATGACATGGACAGGCGGCGCTACGCTGCTGCTCGCCCCGTTGGGCGGCTATGCGTTGAACATGGCCGCCATTAGCGCTGCGGTTTGCCTGGGGCCAGATGCGCACCCAAACCCTAAAAAACGCTATACCGCTGGCGTTGCCGCAGGTGTTTTCTATATGGCGATGGGTATATTTGGCGCCACGGTCACCGGCATCTTCAATGCATTACCGAGTATTCTTGTCCTAGCGCTAGCGGGTATTGCCCTGCTTGGCACGCTGAGCGCAGGGTTGGCAAGTGCGTTTGAAAAGAGCGAGCAGCGCGACGCAGCCATCGTGACCTTTTTGCTGACCGGTTCGGGCATTACGCTGCTGGGGATCGGGGGAGCCTTTTGGGGGTTGGTAGTCGGCTTGACGGTATTGAAAATAACCTCAGCGAAAGCAACATCGTAA
- a CDS encoding MurR/RpiR family transcriptional regulator translates to MPDNATHAISLDSIHLQLAESYAALSPQLKRAASYVLEHPAEMAFQSIRKTAQAASVTPSTLVRLAKRLGFESYEPFREVFQSAVQAAPVELSGRASQLKQQHRKPEAALFAEVGDAAFDNIGRLFTADNQTRVKEAAERILAARRVAVVGFRDTFACAYHFAYVGRIAMPEVTLIRGQEGGLLTELAPFNEQDVVVAFGFEPYCAETVKALEITRANGVQAIVITDTLRSPLVPGACMTFTVANATPHFFPSILAAITLSEAILAECVAFGPDQLVDNVTRFESRMRQLGAYIDIE, encoded by the coding sequence ATGCCAGACAACGCCACTCACGCCATCAGCCTGGACAGCATTCACCTGCAGCTAGCCGAGAGCTACGCAGCGCTTAGCCCACAGCTCAAGCGTGCCGCCAGCTATGTGCTGGAACACCCTGCAGAGATGGCGTTTCAGTCGATCCGCAAAACGGCTCAGGCAGCATCCGTCACTCCCTCCACCCTGGTCAGGTTAGCCAAGCGGCTTGGGTTCGAGAGCTACGAGCCATTTCGGGAAGTGTTTCAATCGGCAGTGCAAGCAGCGCCGGTGGAGCTATCCGGCCGCGCCAGCCAGTTGAAGCAGCAGCACCGAAAACCAGAAGCGGCGCTGTTTGCGGAGGTAGGCGACGCTGCCTTCGATAATATTGGCAGGCTGTTTACGGCGGATAACCAAACGCGCGTCAAAGAGGCCGCCGAGCGAATCTTGGCCGCACGGCGAGTCGCCGTGGTCGGGTTTCGAGACACCTTCGCCTGCGCGTACCACTTTGCCTACGTGGGGCGCATTGCGATGCCGGAAGTGACGCTCATTCGCGGCCAGGAGGGAGGCTTGCTCACCGAATTGGCCCCGTTCAATGAGCAGGATGTGGTGGTGGCGTTTGGCTTTGAGCCCTACTGCGCCGAGACGGTGAAGGCGCTGGAAATTACCCGCGCCAACGGCGTTCAAGCCATCGTGATTACCGATACGCTGCGATCGCCACTCGTGCCGGGTGCCTGCATGACGTTTACCGTCGCCAACGCCACGCCGCACTTTTTCCCGTCGATACTGGCGGCGATTACGCTCAGCGAAGCGATTCTAGCGGAGTGCGTGGCATTCGGCCCCGACCAGCTGGTCGACAACGTGACCCGTTTTGAGAGCCGAATGCGTCAGTTGGGTGCTTATATCGATATCGAGTAA